Part of the Candidatus Hydrogenedentota bacterium genome, ATGCCGGTCTTCCCTGCCCGGGCGGAGGCTTCCGCAGGCAGCCACCCCGGCGGCGCCCCGGCGGGATCCGGGAGCCACTCAGGAACCGCCCCCCCGTCTCCCCCCTCAAAACCGCCATTGCGGTTGGCGGGCTGGGGAAAAGCCAGCGTGGGAAAAGAGGTGTCCAGGGGTTCATAAGTCGTTGTGTCGGAAAAGTCTTTGGCGGTCTGGGTCGGGGGAGGAGAAGGGGATGGGGGCGGTGCCGGGGGGGGGCTGTGCAGAAAAATGCCCGCAAAACCCAGACAGGCGAACAGCGCCGCCCCCGCCGCGAGCAGGAGGGATATTCCATCGCGGGACCGGCCGTTTCCCTCCGGCATACCCGCTATTTTCGCCGTTGTGAACCGCATGCCTCCTCATTATACCGGCCTTCCGCCCCTCCCGCAAACGCCCCCCCTTCCGGCAAGGTGAACCAACTCCGGTTCGGGCATGATTCCCGGCGAAAAAACTGACACCGGCCGGGGGATTGTGGTAACATGCGCCAATTTATCCCACGCGGGAGAGGTGTATTCAATGCAAAAAGCCATAGAAAACCTGGTGGCCGCGACCCTGACAGAGGACATCGGCCAGGAGGACCTGACCACCAACACGATTGTCCCCCCCGAACTCCGCTGCCTGGCGCGGCTCTATGCCAAGCAGGACGGGGTGCTGAGCGGCATGAAGCCGTTTCGGGCCGCTTTCGACCTGATGGACGCCGATGTGCGGGACTGGAATTCCCTGACCGACGGGACCCCGTTCAAGAAGGGCGACCTGATCGTCTCTTTTGAGGGCAAGACCCAGGCGGTGCTGACAGCGGAGCGGACGGCGATGAACTTTGTCCAGCATCTGTCCGGGGTGGCCACGCTCACGTCCAAGTTTGTCCGCTCCGTGGAGGGGCTTGAGTGCCGGATTTGCGGCACCCGCAAGACCATGCCGATGATGCGCCAGCTGGAGAAGGCGGCCATCGTCCACGGCGGCGGCGCGAACCACCGCCACACCCTGTTCAACGGCGTGCTCATCAAGGAAAACCATGTGATGGCGGCCGGAAGCATCCGCGAGGCGATCCGCCGGGCCTGGGAGGGCACCCACCACCTCATGCGCATCGGCGCGGAGGTGGAGAACCTGGACCAGTTTGACGAGGCGCTGGAGGCGGGGGCCGATGTGATCCTCATGGACAACATGTCCAACGAGGACATGCGGGAGGCCGTGGGCCGCGCCGCGGGCCACAAGGTCATTCTGGAGGCCAGCGGAAACGCCTCCCTGGAGCGCATCCGGTCCATGGCGGAGACGGGGGTCCACTTCATCTCCGTGGGTGCCCTGACGCATTCCGCGCCCTCCATTGACCTGACGCTCCTCATCGAGAACGCCGCGCCCTGACCGGGAGCGGGCCCCGGATTCGGTTTCAAAACCATGCGCCCCTGCCGCCGCCGACCGTGCGGCGGCGGGGCTTTTTCCGGTATGCTGGGGGGCCCGGGACGGGACCCCGGCGGGCCAAGGAAACGCGCGCTGATGCTGCTGGTGGTTGACATCGGAAACACGAACACCGTGCTCGGGCTCTACAGGGGCCGCGAGCTGTGCGGCCATTGGCGCTTCGAGACCGCCAACCACCGCACGGGCGACGAGATGCACATCCTGCTGCACATGCTCCTCCAGAGCATCGGCGTGAGCCCCTCGGAAATCCGCGGCTGCTGCCTGTCCAGCGTGGTGCCGCAGATGAACACGGCGCTCCAGGAGGCCTGCCGCAAGGCCTTCGGCTGGGACCCCTTCATGGTGGAGCCCGGCGTCAGGACCGGCCTGGTCCTCCACTGCGACAACCCGAAGGAGGTGGGGGCGGACCGCATCGTGAACTCCGTGGGGGCGCTGGAGGACCGCAAGCCCCCGCTCATCATCATAGACTTCGGCACCGCCACCAGCTTCGACGCCGTCACGGCCCGCGCGGAGTGGGTCGGCGGCATCATCGTGCCGGGCATCCTCCTCTCCTCCGAGGCCCTGTTTGAGCACTGCGCCAAGCTGCCCCGGGTGGACATCCAGGTCCCCAAGAACGTCATCGGCCGGAACACGACGGACAACATCCGGTCCGGGCTCACCTACGGCTACGCCGACCTGGTGGACGGCCTGGTCCGGCGCATGCGCGCCGAGATGGACGGCGACCCCGTGGTCGTGGCCACGGGCGGGCTCGCCCGCGTGATCGCCCCGATCTCCGCCGAGATCACCCATGTGGACCCCTGGCTCACCCTCAAGGGCCTGCGCGTGGTCTACGAAAAGAACGTGGGCGCCGTCGCATGAGCAGGACCGCGACCTGCCTGATCCTGGCGGCCCTGGCCGCCGCGGGGTGCTCCCCCGCCCCCCCCGCCCCGCCCGCCACAGCGCCGGAAACGGACGCCGCCGCCCCGGCGGCGGACCCCCTGGCCCCGGCGGAGGACGCCCTGGTCATGACGGGCATCAACCTCTACATGCACCGCGCGCGCCAGGCCGAGGGCGTGGCCCGCAAGCCGGAGTTCTGGATCCACGCCGAGACCTTCTCCATGGCCGGCGAGGACCGCTACCTCTTCGAGAACGCCCGCGCCGTGGTCTACGACGACCAGGACGCCGAGTCCATGGTCATCGAGAGCCGCCGCGGCCAGTTCGAGCAGGAGAAACGCGCCGTCCTGGAGGAGGGCGTCGTCGTGCGCGCCGGCACCATGACCCTGAACCTGTCCTCCGTCGTCTGGGAGCGCCCGGAGGAGGGCGCGCCCGGCGGGGCGCG contains:
- the nadC gene encoding carboxylating nicotinate-nucleotide diphosphorylase, encoding MQKAIENLVAATLTEDIGQEDLTTNTIVPPELRCLARLYAKQDGVLSGMKPFRAAFDLMDADVRDWNSLTDGTPFKKGDLIVSFEGKTQAVLTAERTAMNFVQHLSGVATLTSKFVRSVEGLECRICGTRKTMPMMRQLEKAAIVHGGGANHRHTLFNGVLIKENHVMAAGSIREAIRRAWEGTHHLMRIGAEVENLDQFDEALEAGADVILMDNMSNEDMREAVGRAAGHKVILEASGNASLERIRSMAETGVHFISVGALTHSAPSIDLTLLIENAAP
- a CDS encoding type III pantothenate kinase, which translates into the protein MLLVVDIGNTNTVLGLYRGRELCGHWRFETANHRTGDEMHILLHMLLQSIGVSPSEIRGCCLSSVVPQMNTALQEACRKAFGWDPFMVEPGVRTGLVLHCDNPKEVGADRIVNSVGALEDRKPPLIIIDFGTATSFDAVTARAEWVGGIIVPGILLSSEALFEHCAKLPRVDIQVPKNVIGRNTTDNIRSGLTYGYADLVDGLVRRMRAEMDGDPVVVATGGLARVIAPISAEITHVDPWLTLKGLRVVYEKNVGAVA
- a CDS encoding LPS export ABC transporter periplasmic protein LptC codes for the protein MSRTATCLILAALAAAGCSPAPPAPPATAPETDAAAPAADPLAPAEDALVMTGINLYMHRARQAEGVARKPEFWIHAETFSMAGEDRYLFENARAVVYDDQDAESMVIESRRGQFEQEKRAVLEEGVVVRAGTMTLNLSSVVWERPEEGAPGGARSDGPVSVDDPKFKLEARGLRLYPDSKAFELDNVTGFITFGKDAS